A stretch of the Sulfurimonas sp. HSL-1656 genome encodes the following:
- the bioD gene encoding dethiobiotin synthase, with product MAQHIFITATNTEIGKTYTTRKLMHALSARGLRIGVIKPIETGVQNLPEDGTLLLQDLKQLNPQAWALDIDDIVPVQFALPAAPYVARGDTPIDWDAIDRAVEAMDAICDVCLIEGAGGLLVPVDAETDMIDLIPRYRAKALLVAHCRLGGINDLRLSLEALERRGIASEWVLNCREGDMGFDETSRPWFDTAAPGWHRLEDDIEQLCDALLL from the coding sequence GTGGCGCAACACATTTTTATCACAGCGACCAATACGGAGATAGGCAAAACTTATACGACTCGGAAGCTGATGCACGCACTGAGCGCGCGTGGGCTGCGCATCGGCGTGATCAAGCCGATTGAAACCGGTGTTCAGAACCTCCCCGAAGACGGCACCCTGCTGCTGCAGGACCTCAAGCAGCTCAATCCCCAGGCGTGGGCGCTCGACATCGACGATATCGTTCCCGTGCAATTTGCCTTGCCGGCCGCCCCCTATGTCGCCAGAGGGGACACACCCATCGACTGGGACGCCATCGACCGTGCCGTCGAGGCGATGGACGCGATCTGCGATGTCTGCCTGATCGAAGGGGCCGGCGGACTTCTCGTACCCGTTGATGCCGAAACGGATATGATCGACCTGATTCCCCGCTACCGTGCCAAGGCACTGCTCGTTGCCCACTGCCGTCTGGGCGGCATCAACGACCTGCGTCTCAGCCTCGAAGCGCTCGAACGGCGCGGCATCGCATCCGAATGGGTATTGAATTGCCGGGAAGGCGATATGGGCTTCGATGAGACGTCCCGCCCCTGGTTCGATACGGCCGCACCCGGATGGCACCGTCTCGAAGACGATATTGAGCAACTTTGCGACGCGCTTTTGCTATAA